A stretch of DNA from Tsuneonella amylolytica:
ACTGGGATCCGGCATTGAAGACCGCGATCAGCGACCTCGAGGTCGAGACGCAGGACGTGAAGGGCGGCTTCTGGCACTTCCGCTATCCGCTGGCGGACGGTGCGACGACCGATGCCGGCGCCGATCACCTCGTCGTCGCGACGACCCGGCCCGAAACGATGCTGGCCGACATGGCCGTGGCCGTGCATCCGTCCGACGAACGCTATGCCGGCGTGGTGGGCAAGGAGATCGTCCAGCCGATCACCGGCCGCCGCTTCCGGGTGGTGGCCGACGAGCACGCCGATCCCGAACTCGGCAGCGGTGTCGTCAAGATCACCCCGGGGCACGACTTCAACGACTTCGAGGTCGGCAAGCGCGCCGGGATTGAGCCGGGCGACATGCTCAACATGCTCGATGCCGAGGCGAAGGTGGTCCAGACCGCCGACGGACTGGTGCCCGAAAGCTACCTCGGCATGGACCGCTTCGACGCGCGGGCGAAGGTCGTCGCGGAGATGAAAGACCTGGGCTTCCTCATCCCCCACGTCGACAAGGATGGCGAGGAACACGACGCCGAACCGCGCACGATTGCCACCCCCTTCGGCGACCGCGGCGGCGTAGTGATCGAACCTTGGCTGACCGACCAGTGGTACGTCGATGCCGAGAAGTTGGCGCAGGCCCCGATCCAGGCGGTGAAGGACGGCCGGATCGAGATCGTCCCCAAGACCTGGGAGAAGACCTTCTTCAACTGGATGGAGAACATCCAGCCGTGGTGCGTCAGCCGCCAGCTCTGGTGGGGGCACCGCATCCCGGCGTGGTATGCCGACGACGGGCAGGTCTATGTCGCGCCGACCGAGGCCGAGGCGCAGGCCCTCGCCGGCGAAGGCGTGGTGCTTACCCGCGACGAAGACGTGCTCGACACGTGGTTCTCCAGCGCGCTGTGGCCCTTCGCCACGCTCGGCTGGCCGGAGGAGACGGACCTCCTCGCCAAGCACTACCCCAACGACCTGCTGATCTCGGGCTTCGATATCCTGTTCTTCTGGGACGCGCGGATGGCGATGCAGGGGATGCATTTCCTCGGCGAAGTACCGTGGAAGCGGCTCTATCTCCACGGGCTCGTGCGCGCCGCCGACGGCGCGAAGATGTCGAAGTCCAAGGGCAACGTCGTCGACCCGCTGGGCCTGATCGACAAGTACGGGGCCGACGCGCTGCGCTTTTTCATGTGCGCCATGGAAAGCCAGGGCCGCGACGTGAAGATGGACGAGGCGCGGGTCGAGGGATACCGCAACTTCGCCACCAAGCTGTGGAACGCGACCCGCTTCTGCCAGGCCAACGGTATCGGGGCTTCGCAGACGCTGCACGCGCCGCAAGCCACCCATGCGGTCAACAAGTGGATCGTCGGCGAGGTGGTCGATACCCTTGGCGCAATCGACAAGGCGATGGCCGACCTGCGATTCGACGCGGCGGCGAACGCGATCTACCGCTTCGCGTGGGACACGTTCTGCGACTGGTACCTCGAACTGATCAAGGGACAGGTCGACGACGAGACGAAGGCCGTCGCCGGCTGGGTTCTCGATCAGATCCTCGTCATGCTCCACCCGTTCATGCCCTTCGTGACCGAAGAGCTGTGGAACGCGCAGGCACGATTCCAGGGGGGCGAGCGGCCCTACGAACTCATCGTCGCCAAATGGCCCGAACCTGGTGCGTCGGGCGATGCCGCCGCCAAGGCCGAGGTTGAGTGGCTCATTGGGCTCATTTCCGAGGTCCGTGCGACCAAAGCCGGTTTGGAAGCGAGCGCCAAGCGATTGACCGTAGGCGTTACGCTGATTGATGACCCTTACCGGCGGTGGCTTAAGAACAACCGCGCTGCATTTTTCCGCATGGTGCGCGCGGACGCGTTATGGATTTCAGATGCTCGCGATATGGGTTTCTGGGGTGATGCTAGCGACTTCACACAAGTAGCCGAGCGCGACCTTGCGGACATGGGACTGCTTGGAGAGGTCCAACTGACATTCGCGGGCATCGAGGGTCGACTTGATTTCCACGGTGCTGTGGACACCGCAGGAGCAAGGGAGCGATGGAAGAAGGCGCTGGCCCTGTCGGAGAAGGAAGCCGCGAGCCTCGCGGGCCGGCTTTCGAATGCGAACTTCGTCGAGCGCGCGAAGCCCGAGGCGGTCGAAAAGGCCCGCGCGGACCACGCCCATCACGCGGCGGAAGCCGAACGGCTGAAGGCGGCGCTGGCACGGCTGGGATAGGTGGCGCGCGAAGCGTTTTCCTACCCCGCCGTGTTGTGCCAAGGCACGGCGATGCCCGCCGCCCGCCCCTCGCACCGTTCGCAAGGCGACATGATCCTGCGACAAGGCGACGCCCTGCCCCTGCAAGGCGACGCCCCGGCCCGCCAAGGCGACACTTTCCCCTCTGGACACTGTGACAGGTGTGACACGCCCTCGGTGAGCGCATGAACCTGACCCTCGCCACCGACGACACCGGCGAACCGGAGATCTTCGCCTCGCTACAGGGCGAAGGGCTGTCGGCGGGGGTGCCGTGCACGTTCGTCCGCCTCAGCCGGTGCAACCTCGCTTGCGTCTGGTGCGACACTGCCTACACCTGGCACTTCGATGGCGACGCGCGCCCGCATCGCGGCGGCAAGACCTACGACCGCAAGGCGAACCAGGTCGCCCTGTCCCCGCTCGAGGCCGCCCGCACGATCGACCGCCTCCCGCCGCGCCGCCTCGTCGTGACCGGGGGTGAGCCGCTGCTGCAGGCCACGGCTCTGGCGGAGATGGCCGCTCTCCTCCCCGATCACGCGATCGAGGTGGAGACCAACGGCACGGTCGAGCCCCCCGCAAGGTTCGACGCCTTCGTCGGGCACTATACCGTCAGTCCGAAGCTCGCGCACAGCGGCAACGCGGCGGAACTCGCCCTGCCCCCTGCCCGTCTCGCGGCCTGGGCCGCAGACCCGCGCGCCTGGTTCAAGTTCGTCGTCGCCGCCCCGGCCGACGTGACGCAGGTTCTCGCGCTGCAGGCCGGCTTCGGCATCACGGCGGACCGCATCTTCCTGATGCCGGAAGGGACCGACACCCCCACCCTGCGTGCGCGCGAAGAATGGCTCGCCCCGCTCTGCGTCGAGCACGGCTTCCGCATGAGCGACCGGCTGCACATCCACCTCTACGGCGACACGCGCGGAACATGAGCGAGACCGAAGCCCCGCCTGCCCCGATCCCCGGCCCAGCCCCGGCCGTCGGCATGCCGCGCCGCAAGGGTACCCGCGACCTGACCAGTGGCCCCGTATTCAAGACGCTGGTTCTGTTCGCATTGCCGACACTGGGCTCGAACCTGCTCCAGTCACTGAATGGTACGGTCAATTCGATCTGGGTCGGCCGGCTGATCGGCGAGGCCGCGCTGGCCGCGACCGCGAACGCCAACATCGTCATGTTCCTCGTGTTCTCGACCGTCTTCGGCTTCGGCATGGCGGCGACGGTCAAGATGGGGCAGTTCTTCGGCGCGGGGCAGGAGGATGCCGCCCGGCGGACCTTCGGTAGCGCGCTCGGCCTGTGCCTGGCGATGGCGGTGCTGGTGGCGACGCTCGGCTGGATATTCGCGCCCGCGTTGCTCGGAGCGCTCGGTACGCCCGGCGCATCCTACGCACTGGCTCTCGATTACCTGCGGATCATCTTCGTCTCGATCCCCGGCGGCATCGTCACCGTGATGATCGCGATGGGGCTGCGCGGTGCGGGCGACAGCCGCACCCCGTTCCTGTTCATGATCCTGACCGTCGTCATCGACGTCGCGCTCAACCCCCTGCTGATCGCCGGGATCGGGCCGTTCCCCCGGCTCGGCATCGCGGGGTCGGCCACGGCGACCGCGATCGCGAACTACGTCTCGCTCGCCGCGCTCGTGACCTATGTCTATGCCCGCGACCTGCCCTTGCGGCTGCGCGGAAGCGAGATCGGCTATCTGGTGCCGCGGCGGCAGGAACTCGGCTACATCGTCGGCAAGGGGTTGCCGATGGGCGCGCAGATGCTGCTGGTGTCGTCGGCCGGCATCGTCTTCATCGGTCTCGTCAACCGCGAAGGGCTGCTGGCGGCGGCGGCATACGGCGCGGCGCTGCAGCTGTGGACCTACATCCAGATGCCCGCGATGGCGATCGGTGCTGCGAACAGCGCGATGGCCGCGCAGGCGATCGGTGCGCGTCTGCCCGGTCGGCTCGACCAGATCAGCCGCGCCGGCATCATCGCCAACCTTGCCATGACCGGCACGATCACCGCTCTGATGCTGCTGTTCGACAGGGCCGCGCTGGTGCTATTCCTGGGACCTGATAGCCCGGCGGTCCCGCTTGCCCGGCATATCCAGTTCCTCGCCAGCTGGAGCTTCATCCTGTTCGGCGTCACCATCGTCCTGTTCGGCACGATGCGGGCCGGCGGCGTCGTGTGGGTGCCACTGATCGTGCTCGCCGTCGCGATGTTCCCGGCGCGGCTCGGCTTCTACTACGGCTTTCGCGACATGCTCGGCCAGGACGCGCTGTGGCTCGCCTTTCCGTTCGGCTCGAGCGTGTCGATGCTGCTCGCGATCTGGTTTTACCGGCGCAAGGGGTGGCGCGAGAAAGGCCTCGCCATCAGCCCCGAGCGCGCGGCCGAAGAATGCCACACCGACGGCGACGCCGCCGGGCGCTTCAAGCCGGAGATGTAACCCCTTACTTGCCCTGGGAGCGCCAGCGCTGGACGATCCGGTGGACCCGGTCCTCCTCGCCGCCCGACTGGCGCCACAGCTCGACGAAGCTGGGATCGTCGGATGCCGGGCGCTTCTGCTCTTCCAGGTTGTCGAAGCTGACCCGGATCGGGATCGCCACGCCTTCGCCGCAGATGATGCACTCGCGGTTGCGAAGCGCCGGGATGCTGTCGAGGAAACCGCGCGCGCCCTCGGGCATGGCGGCCTTCACGAACGCCTGGTCGCGGTCGTTGTTGAGGCGCATCGAGATGATCGTGCCGCACTGGCTCAGCACGCCTTCCGCAAGGTCCGACGGACGCTGGGTGATGAGGCCGAGGCTGATGCCGTACTTGCGCCCTTCCTTTGCGATCCGGCTGAGGATGGTGCCCACGCTGGAGCCGTCGGCGTTCTTCTCGTTGGGGACGTAGCGGTGCGCTTCCTCGCAGACGAGCAGCACCGGGCGGGTCTTCTCCTCCCGTCCCCAGATGGCGAAGTCGAACACCAACCGGCTGAGCACCGCGACGACCGTGCTGGTGATGTCGCTCGGCACGCCCGACACGTCAATGATCGCGATGGGCTTGCCGCTCGAGGGCATGCGGAAGATCTTGGCGAGAAAATCCGCCATCGTGTCGCCCACGAGCATGCCGGAGAACATGAACTGGTAGCGCGGATCGCTCTTCAGTTCTTCCAGCTTGGTCTTGATCCGCTGGTACGGCGCGGTGTTGGTCGCCTTGTCCAGCTTACCCATCTCGTTCTGGATCTCGTTCGACAGGTCCGACAGGAGATAGGGAATCGGCGAGTCGACGGTGATCTTGCCCATCGTTTCGGCCAGCCGGTTCTTGGCGCGCGCGCGCAACAGGCACTTGGCGAGGATGTCGGCATCGATCTGGCGATCGTTGCCGTTGGTCGTGAGCAGCACCTCGCAGTGCTCTTCGAAATTCATCAGCCAGTACGGCATCTGCAGATTGCTGACGTCGAGGATCAGGCCCGTCGTCCGGAACGCGGCGGAATATTCGCCGTGCGGGTCGATCATCAGGATGTGCCCGTCGGGCGCCGCCTCGCAGATGCGGTGGAGGATCAGCGCGGCGCTGGTCGACTTGCCGGTACCGGTCGAGCCGAGCAGCGCGAAGTGCTTGCCGAGCATCGCGTCGATGTAGAGGCCGGCGCGAATATCCCGGGTGGGATAGACCGTTCCGATCTGGATGTTGCTGCGTCCGTCGCTGGCGTAGATCTGCC
This window harbors:
- a CDS encoding valine--tRNA ligase, coding for MAPADMATELDKTFDPAAIETRWYRHWEQAGLFRPERADATPFTIVNPPPNVTGSLHIGHALDNTLQDVVVRYERMRGKDALWVVGTDHAGIATQMVVERQMAERQDRRTNYSREEFVGKVWEWKEESGGTITGQLRRLGCSMDWSREQFTMDPHFSAAVTKVFVDLYNQGLIYRDKRLVNWDPALKTAISDLEVETQDVKGGFWHFRYPLADGATTDAGADHLVVATTRPETMLADMAVAVHPSDERYAGVVGKEIVQPITGRRFRVVADEHADPELGSGVVKITPGHDFNDFEVGKRAGIEPGDMLNMLDAEAKVVQTADGLVPESYLGMDRFDARAKVVAEMKDLGFLIPHVDKDGEEHDAEPRTIATPFGDRGGVVIEPWLTDQWYVDAEKLAQAPIQAVKDGRIEIVPKTWEKTFFNWMENIQPWCVSRQLWWGHRIPAWYADDGQVYVAPTEAEAQALAGEGVVLTRDEDVLDTWFSSALWPFATLGWPEETDLLAKHYPNDLLISGFDILFFWDARMAMQGMHFLGEVPWKRLYLHGLVRAADGAKMSKSKGNVVDPLGLIDKYGADALRFFMCAMESQGRDVKMDEARVEGYRNFATKLWNATRFCQANGIGASQTLHAPQATHAVNKWIVGEVVDTLGAIDKAMADLRFDAAANAIYRFAWDTFCDWYLELIKGQVDDETKAVAGWVLDQILVMLHPFMPFVTEELWNAQARFQGGERPYELIVAKWPEPGASGDAAAKAEVEWLIGLISEVRATKAGLEASAKRLTVGVTLIDDPYRRWLKNNRAAFFRMVRADALWISDARDMGFWGDASDFTQVAERDLADMGLLGEVQLTFAGIEGRLDFHGAVDTAGARERWKKALALSEKEAASLAGRLSNANFVERAKPEAVEKARADHAHHAAEAERLKAALARLG
- a CDS encoding 7-carboxy-7-deazaguanine synthase QueE; the encoded protein is MNLTLATDDTGEPEIFASLQGEGLSAGVPCTFVRLSRCNLACVWCDTAYTWHFDGDARPHRGGKTYDRKANQVALSPLEAARTIDRLPPRRLVVTGGEPLLQATALAEMAALLPDHAIEVETNGTVEPPARFDAFVGHYTVSPKLAHSGNAAELALPPARLAAWAADPRAWFKFVVAAPADVTQVLALQAGFGITADRIFLMPEGTDTPTLRAREEWLAPLCVEHGFRMSDRLHIHLYGDTRGT
- a CDS encoding MATE family efflux transporter, whose translation is MPRRKGTRDLTSGPVFKTLVLFALPTLGSNLLQSLNGTVNSIWVGRLIGEAALAATANANIVMFLVFSTVFGFGMAATVKMGQFFGAGQEDAARRTFGSALGLCLAMAVLVATLGWIFAPALLGALGTPGASYALALDYLRIIFVSIPGGIVTVMIAMGLRGAGDSRTPFLFMILTVVIDVALNPLLIAGIGPFPRLGIAGSATATAIANYVSLAALVTYVYARDLPLRLRGSEIGYLVPRRQELGYIVGKGLPMGAQMLLVSSAGIVFIGLVNREGLLAAAAYGAALQLWTYIQMPAMAIGAANSAMAAQAIGARLPGRLDQISRAGIIANLAMTGTITALMLLFDRAALVLFLGPDSPAVPLARHIQFLASWSFILFGVTIVLFGTMRAGGVVWVPLIVLAVAMFPARLGFYYGFRDMLGQDALWLAFPFGSSVSMLLAIWFYRRKGWREKGLAISPERAAEECHTDGDAAGRFKPEM
- a CDS encoding ATP-binding protein, which codes for MGDMDRQTFNSFQPQEAVTAGGDTGPDNAMQPIGVVLEIAGSGSQIALDLERLNECMADEDPSIALAGQVGSQVKIRVGNSWLLASVRNQKQDRRAGGGVLANIDFLGEGNEEKLTGRIHGFRRGVTRYPVPGALIYPATTADLRQIYASDGRSNIQIGTVYPTRDIRAGLYIDAMLGKHFALLGSTGTGKSTSAALILHRICEAAPDGHILMIDPHGEYSAAFRTTGLILDVSNLQMPYWLMNFEEHCEVLLTTNGNDRQIDADILAKCLLRARAKNRLAETMGKITVDSPIPYLLSDLSNEIQNEMGKLDKATNTAPYQRIKTKLEELKSDPRYQFMFSGMLVGDTMADFLAKIFRMPSSGKPIAIIDVSGVPSDITSTVVAVLSRLVFDFAIWGREEKTRPVLLVCEEAHRYVPNEKNADGSSVGTILSRIAKEGRKYGISLGLITQRPSDLAEGVLSQCGTIISMRLNNDRDQAFVKAAMPEGARGFLDSIPALRNRECIICGEGVAIPIRVSFDNLEEQKRPASDDPSFVELWRQSGGEEDRVHRIVQRWRSQGK